CGCGATCGACGGTGACCTGCTTGGCGTTGCCAGCCTCGTCGAACACCGTGGTGGTCACCGCGACGATCTCGTCCTTGAAGTTGCCCTTCTCGGTGGCCGTCGCGGCGCGGCGCTGCGACTCGTACGCGAGCTTGTCCTGCTCCTCGCGCGTGACGTTGAACTTGGCGGCCACGTTCTCGGCGGTCGCGCCCATCGACGTGTAGATCTCCGGGTACTTCTCCATCAGCTGCGGATTCGCCGAGGGCTTGCCGCCGCCCATGGGAATCATGCTCATCGACTCGGTGCCGCCTGCGATGGCCACGTCGTACATGCCCGCGATGATCGACTGCGCCACCTGGGCGATCGACTGCACGCCGCTGGAGCAGAAGCGGTTCACGGTCATGCCCGGCACGGTGTCGGGAAGGCCCGCGAGCATGGCCGCGATGCGCGCCACGTTCATGCCCTGCTCGGCCTCCGGCATGGCGCAGCCGAGCACCACGTCCTGGATGTCGGTGGGCTTGAGGCCGGGCACGCGCGCGATGGCCTCCTTGATGACGAGCGCCGCCATCGTGTCCGGGCGGGTGTCCTTGAGCTCGCCCTTGCTGGCGCGGGTGAACGGCGTGCGGGCGGTGCTGGCAATGACGACGCGGCTGGCCATGACAATCTCCAATTTCAATTCTTCAAACTGTGTAACCAACTGGTTTCAGCTTCGCCAACCCGCTAGTTCCGCAAGGGCTTGCCCGTCTGCAGGATGCTCATCATGCGCTCCTTGGTCTTCTCTTCCGTAACCAGGCTCATGAAGGCCTCGAGCTCCAGATCCAGCAGGTGCTGCTCGGTGACGGGCGCCGTCGACACGGTGTCGCCGCCGGTGAGCACCGTGGCCAGCTTGCGGCCAATCTTGCGGTCGTGCTCGCTGATCTGGTTGTTGAGCTGCATGTCGTACAGCACCATGTCGAAGGTGGCGTAGCCGCTCTTGCCGGGCAGGAAGAACTTGGTCTCGCGCGGCGGGCGGAAGCCGGCCTCGGCCATGCCGATCACGCGGGCCTTGGCGTCGGCGAGCTGCAGGTCGCGGTTCATGCTGATGCCGTCGGTGGCCTTGAGGAAGCCGGCCTCGCGCGCCTCTTCCGCGCTGGTCGCCACCTTGGCCATGCCGATCTGCAGGAACACCTTCTTCAGGAACGGCAGCGGATCGAAGTCCTTCTCCTGCGCGTACGGGCCGTAGATGTTCCGCATGAGCTGCATGTTGCCGCCGCCGCCGGGAATGAGGCCCACGCCGAACTCCACCAGGCCCATGTACAGCTCGCCCGTGGCCTGGACGGAGTTGCCGCCCATGGTGACTTCAGCGCCGCCGCCGAGCGTGAGCTGGAAGGGCGCGGTGACCACCGGGATCGGCGAGTAGCGCATGCGCTGGTTGGCGGCCTGGAAGCCGCGCACCATCTGCTTCACGCTCTCGGTCTCGTCCGAGCCGATGGCCATGAGGATCGCGCCGAGGTTGGCGCCGGCCGAGAAGTTCGAGCCGTCATTGCCGATGACCAGGCCGCGGAAGTCCTTCTCCGCGATGTCGAGCGACTTGTTCATCATGGCGATGATCTGGTCGTCGATGCTGTTCATCTTGGAGTGGAATTCGAGCAGGAGCACGCCGTCGCCCATGTCCCAAGCCGTCGCGCTCTCGTTGCCGTCGAGCTTCTTGTTGCCGCGCTTGAGGATGTCGACGGTGATGCGGCGCGCGTTCTCGGGGACCGGCTTGGCCTTCTTGCTGGGGATGTCCCAGTAGGTCGCCACGCCGTTCTCGACCGCGTAGAAGCTCTGGCGGCCGGCCTTGAGCATGTCCTCCACCCAGGGCGCGACCTTGAGGCCGAGCTCCTTCATCCGGTCCACGCCCTTCTTCACGCCGTAGGCGTCCCAGGTCTCGAACGGGCCCACGTCCCAGGCGAAGCCCCAGCGCAGCGCGCGGTCGATGTTCACGAGGTCGTCGGCGATCTCGGGGATGCGCCGCGACGCGTAGGCGAGGGTGTCGAGGCCCACCTTCTCCGCGAACTTGGCGGCCTTGTCGGTGCCGTTCATCACCGCCACGCTGCGCGCCGCGGGATCCTCGATGTCCTTGGCGGCGCCGAGGCTCTCGTAGCGGACCTTGGTCTGCGGCCGGTACTGCAGCGTCTTGAGATCGAGCGCGAGGATCTGCTTCTCGCCGTCACCGCCCTTCTCCTTCTTGTAGAAGCCGCCGCCGCTCTTGTCGCCGAGCATGTTCTTGCTAACCATCTGGTTAACGAACTCGGGGACCTTGAAGACCTCGCGCTCCTCGTCGCCGGTGAGGCTGTCGTAGCAGTTCTTCGCCACGTGGCTGAAGGTGTCGAGGCCCACCAGGTCGGCGGTGCGGAACACCGCGCTCTTGGGGCGCCCCATCGCCGGGCCGAAGATCTTGTCGATCTCCTCGATGGTCATCTCCGCGTTCTGCATCTCGGAGATGATGCGCAGCATGCCGTAGGTGCCGATGCGGTTGGCGATGAAGTTGGTGGTGTCCTTGCCGTAGACGATGCCCTTGCCCAGCATCTCCTCGCCGAACACGTGCATGCGCTTCATCACCGCGGGGTCGGTGTCGGCGCCGGCCACGAGCTCCAGGAGCTTCATGTAGCGCACGGGGTTGAAGAAGTGCGTGACCAGGAAGTTCTTCTTGAAGTCGGCGGTGCGGCCCTCGCACATGCCCTTGATGGACATGCCCGAGGTGTTGCTCGAGACCACCGAGCCCTGCTTCCGGAACTGATCCACCTTGGCGAAGGTGGCCTGCTTCACGGCCATGTCCTCTTTGACGACCTCGACGATCCAGTCGCACTCGGCGATGCGGGCCATGTCGTCGTCGAAGTTGCCGACCTCGATGAGGTCCAGCGCCTGCAGCGTGAAGAGCGGCGCGGGCTTCTGCTTCTTCATGTTCGCGAGCGCGCCCGCGGCGAACTTGTTGCGGAAGGCCTTGCTCTTGACGTCGTCCTTCGCGTCCGGCTTGGGCGGAACGATGTCCAGGAGCAGCGAGGGGATTCCGGCATTCGCGAGGTGACCGGCGATGGCGCTGCCCATCACACCTGCGCCGAGGACGGCGACCTTCCGGATCCGCTGGCTCATGAACACTCCGTTGCTGTGCGCGGCGTCAGGCCGCCAAAGGGTGCCAGAGAAAAATGCGCCTGACGCACTTTGTCAACGGAATCGACCCGGCCCCTGCTGGATCAGCG
Above is a window of Deltaproteobacteria bacterium DNA encoding:
- a CDS encoding thiolase family protein; the protein is MASRVVIASTARTPFTRASKGELKDTRPDTMAALVIKEAIARVPGLKPTDIQDVVLGCAMPEAEQGMNVARIAAMLAGLPDTVPGMTVNRFCSSGVQSIAQVAQSIIAGMYDVAIAGGTESMSMIPMGGGKPSANPQLMEKYPEIYTSMGATAENVAAKFNVTREEQDKLAYESQRRAATATEKGNFKDEIVAVTTTVFDEAGNAKQVTVDRDTILRPDTTLEGLQKLKPAFNMKGTVTAGNASPLTDGAAAAVVMSDEKAKALGVKPLGYFVDFQVAGVPPEIMGIGPVPAIRKLLEKNKLKVSDIDVFEINEAFAAQAAYCTRELGIDPAKVNPNGGAIALGHPLGVTGTRQTGTLLRELKRRGGKRGVVSMCIGGGMGAAALFEVA
- a CDS encoding 3-hydroxyacyl-CoA dehydrogenase/enoyl-CoA hydratase family protein; the encoded protein is MSQRIRKVAVLGAGVMGSAIAGHLANAGIPSLLLDIVPPKPDAKDDVKSKAFRNKFAAGALANMKKQKPAPLFTLQALDLIEVGNFDDDMARIAECDWIVEVVKEDMAVKQATFAKVDQFRKQGSVVSSNTSGMSIKGMCEGRTADFKKNFLVTHFFNPVRYMKLLELVAGADTDPAVMKRMHVFGEEMLGKGIVYGKDTTNFIANRIGTYGMLRIISEMQNAEMTIEEIDKIFGPAMGRPKSAVFRTADLVGLDTFSHVAKNCYDSLTGDEEREVFKVPEFVNQMVSKNMLGDKSGGGFYKKEKGGDGEKQILALDLKTLQYRPQTKVRYESLGAAKDIEDPAARSVAVMNGTDKAAKFAEKVGLDTLAYASRRIPEIADDLVNIDRALRWGFAWDVGPFETWDAYGVKKGVDRMKELGLKVAPWVEDMLKAGRQSFYAVENGVATYWDIPSKKAKPVPENARRITVDILKRGNKKLDGNESATAWDMGDGVLLLEFHSKMNSIDDQIIAMMNKSLDIAEKDFRGLVIGNDGSNFSAGANLGAILMAIGSDETESVKQMVRGFQAANQRMRYSPIPVVTAPFQLTLGGGAEVTMGGNSVQATGELYMGLVEFGVGLIPGGGGNMQLMRNIYGPYAQEKDFDPLPFLKKVFLQIGMAKVATSAEEAREAGFLKATDGISMNRDLQLADAKARVIGMAEAGFRPPRETKFFLPGKSGYATFDMVLYDMQLNNQISEHDRKIGRKLATVLTGGDTVSTAPVTEQHLLDLELEAFMSLVTEEKTKERMMSILQTGKPLRN